In a single window of the Candidatus Omnitrophota bacterium genome:
- the aroF gene encoding 3-deoxy-7-phosphoheptulonate synthase: protein MILTLKRNVSKNDIKRIEKKIKSYGFKAHYSKGASDITIGVIGENAILLREFFEADPAVKSIVQISKPYKLASRQVHPEDSVISCGKEKIGGGRFTVMAGPCSVENRANLMKTARMVKKHGATFLRGGAFKPRTSPYSFQGLGEEGLKYLAEARKLTGLKIITEVMEISQIEIVAKYADIMQVGARNMQNFNLLRELGKINTPVMIKRGMSATITELLMAAEYVLSEGNQNVILCERGIRTFTQSTRFTLDISAVPVLKKESHLPVIIDPSHSAGVRELVPSLCLAAAASGADGIIVEAHHDPKNAFSDAAQTIDEKTFADIMKKIKPIAKAVGKTI from the coding sequence ATGATACTGACACTAAAAAGGAATGTTTCAAAAAACGACATAAAGCGGATTGAGAAAAAAATTAAATCTTACGGTTTTAAGGCCCATTATTCAAAAGGCGCGTCCGACATCACCATCGGAGTGATAGGCGAAAACGCCATACTTTTGAGAGAATTTTTTGAAGCGGACCCCGCCGTAAAAAGCATTGTCCAGATATCAAAACCCTATAAACTCGCCAGCCGCCAGGTGCATCCCGAAGACAGCGTTATAAGCTGCGGGAAGGAAAAAATAGGCGGCGGAAGATTTACGGTAATGGCCGGGCCGTGCTCCGTTGAAAACCGGGCGAATCTCATGAAAACCGCGAGGATGGTGAAAAAACACGGAGCGACTTTTCTCAGGGGCGGGGCTTTCAAACCCCGCACTTCACCCTACTCTTTTCAGGGGTTGGGAGAAGAAGGCCTCAAATATCTTGCCGAGGCCAGAAAACTCACGGGCTTAAAAATAATCACGGAAGTCATGGAGATCTCACAGATAGAAATTGTGGCCAAATACGCCGACATTATGCAGGTGGGGGCCCGGAACATGCAGAATTTCAATCTCCTGAGGGAGCTCGGAAAAATAAACACGCCCGTGATGATCAAGCGGGGCATGTCCGCCACAATCACCGAACTGCTGATGGCCGCGGAATATGTTCTCAGCGAAGGCAATCAGAATGTCATCCTCTGCGAGAGGGGCATCCGCACTTTTACCCAGTCCACGCGTTTTACGCTTGATATAAGCGCCGTGCCCGTTCTTAAAAAAGAATCCCACCTGCCCGTCATAATAGACCCTTCCCATTCGGCCGGAGTGAGAGAGCTTGTGCCGTCACTCTGTCTGGCGGCCGCGGCCTCCGGCGCCGACGGGATAATAGTGGAAGCTCATCACGACCCCAAAAATGCGTTCTCCGACGCGGCGCAGACAATAGACGAAAAAACTTTCGCGGATATAATGAAAAAGATCAAACCCATAGCCAAGGCCGTGGGCAAAACAATTTAG
- a CDS encoding aminotransferase class I/II-fold pyridoxal phosphate-dependent enzyme, whose translation TITKKILDGKKRMEKNLTAMGLEYVPSQANFLLVNVGDGNKIFTALLKMGVIVRGMAEYELSEFIRVTVGKPGENDFFIKCLKKIKGK comes from the coding sequence AACCATCACTAAAAAAATACTTGACGGGAAAAAAAGAATGGAAAAAAATCTTACAGCTATGGGTCTGGAATATGTGCCGTCACAGGCAAATTTCCTTCTCGTAAATGTCGGTGACGGGAACAAAATATTTACAGCGCTGCTGAAAATGGGCGTGATAGTGCGGGGAATGGCGGAATACGAACTGAGCGAATTCATCAGAGTGACTGTCGGAAAGCCCGGGGAAAATGATTTTTTCATAAAATGCCTGAAGAAAATAAAGGGGAAATAA